The stretch of DNA CTGCGGCAGATCGTCGCCATCGAGCGCGTCCATCAAGGCCGCCAGCGCCGCCGGGCTGATGTTGCCCGCGGCACGCGCCGACAGGCCGCATGCCTGGACCAGATGCCGGGTCAACGAAGTCACCGTCGTCTTGCCGTTGGTGCCGGTCACTGCCAGCAGTCTGGGATGGTATTGGCGCGTGCGGGCCAGCGAAGCCAGCGCACGCGCAAACAACTCGATCTCGCCCACGATCTCGATGCCGCGCTCGCGCGCCTCAGCCAGCAGGGCGCGCGTGGGTTCCTCACCGGGAATCAGGCCGGGGCTGAGCACCAGCTGGCTCACGCCGTCGAGCAAGGCCGCATCGAAGACCGAACCGCAGCCCAGGCGGTATTCGACGTCATGGCCGCCGCGCTCCAGGACCGAGCGCAGTTCGGCCAATCCGCCCGGCTCGTCGCGCGTGTCCGCCACGCGCAGCCTGGCCCCCTCGCGGGCACTCCAGTGCGCGGCGGCCGCACCTGTCTCGCCCAATCCGAGGATCAGGACAAGCGGCGCCTCGTCACGGATGGTCTGCATATCGTTCATTACGGCAATCAACGCAACTTCATGGTGGAAAGGCCGATCAGCACCAGCATCATGGTGATAATCCAGAACCGGACGACGACCTGGGTTTCCTTCCAGCCGCCGACCTCGAAATGATGATGCAACGGCGCCATGCGGAATATTCGCCGTCCTTGGCCGTAGCGCCGCTTGGTGTATTTGAACCAGGTCACCTGCACCATCACCGACAGCGTTTCGACTACGAATACGCCGCCCATGATGAAAAGCACGATTTCCTGGCGCACGATCACGGCAATAGTGCCCAGCGCGCCGCCCAGCGCCAGCGCGCCCACGTCGCCCATGAACACCTGCGCCGGATACGTGTTGAACCACAGGAAGGCCAGCCCTGCTCCGCCCATTGCAGCGCACAGCACCATCAGTTCAGAGGCGCCGGGAATGTAGGGAAACAGCAGATAGCGCGAATAGTCGACCCGCCCCACCACGTAGGCGAAGATGCCCAGCGCCGAGCCGACCATCACCGTCGGCATGATGGCCAGGCCGTCCAGACCGTCGGTCAGATTGACGGCGTTGCTGGTGCCCACGATCACAAACCAGGTCAGCAGCACGAATCCCAGCACGCCCAGCGGATAACTTACGCTCTTGAAGAAAGGCACGATCAGATCGGCGCGCGTGGGCAGGGCCATGGAAAAACCGCTTTCCACCCAGGCCTTGAACAAAGGCCAGAGATCGGCATTGGCCGGCGCCGACACGGCAAAGGCCAGGTAAACAGCGGCCAGCAGGCCGATCAGTGCCTGCCAGAAAAACTTCTTGCGCGCGGGCATCCCCTCGGGATCGCGATGCACCACCTTGCGATAGTCATCGGCCCAGCCTATCCAACCAAAACCGAAAGTGACCAGCAGCACCACCCAGACAAAGCGGTTGGTCCAGTCGGCCCAGAGCAAGGTGCTGATGGCGATCGAGATCAGGATGAGCGATCCGCCCATGGTGGGCGTGCCGTTCTTGACCTGATGCGTCTGAGGACCGTAACTGCGTACGGCCTGGCCTATTTTCAACTCCGTAAGCTTGCGGATCACGTGCGGACCGGCGACCAGGCCAATCAGCAGCGACGTCGCGCAGGCCAGCAGGGCGCGCAGGGTGATGTACTCGAAAACGGCGAGTACGCGCACTTTCTCGGAAAGGATCCGGAAAATCTCAAGCAGCATACGCACCTCCTGTGCCTTGCCCACGGGCGGCAAGGCCCTGAACCACGCGTTCCATGCGCATAAAACGCGAACCCTTGACCAGAATACTGACGTAAGTCTGCTTGCGCAGCCCCGCCAAGATTTCATCCACCGTGCCACATGCGTGCGCGCCTTGCCCGAAGGATTCGGCGCTCAGGCGTGTGGCTTCGCCCAGCGTGAACAGCGCCTCAATGCCGCGGCTACGGGCATATTCGCCCACCTCGCGGTGCATGGCCGGTCCGTTGTCGCCCACCTCGCCCATGTCGCCGAGAACCAGCGCCCGCGGCCCCGCCAGGGCCGCCAGCACATCGATGGCCGCACGCACCGAATCCGCGTTGGCATTGTAGGTATCGTCGATCAATACCGAGCCGTCGTCCATGACCTTGCGCTGCATGCGGCCCTTGACCGCGCTGAAGGACGCCAGGGCGCGCGCGGCGACATCCAGCGAGGCTCCCGCCGCCAGGCCGCAGGCCAGAGCGGCCAGGGCATTGCGCAGATTGTGCAAGCCCGGTACGGACAGCGCCAGTTCGATCCGACCCAGCGGCGTCACGACCTCGCAACGCGAACCTGAGGCATCGCTATGGATATTCTGCGCGTATATTTCGACGCCGGGCGCCAGGCCGAAGCGCAGCTTGCGGCGCGCCCCGGCCAGTTCATCCCACACCCAGGTGTAGGCATCGTCGCCCGGATAGACCGCCACGCCGCCAGGCGGCAGAGCAGCGATCGCCGCGCCATTCTCGCGCGCCACGGCTTGGACGCTGTGCATGAATTCCTGGTGCTCGCGCTGGGCGTTGTTCACCAACGCCACATCGGCCGCTGCCATCTCGGCCAGGTAGGCGATCTCGCCGGGATGATTCATGCCCAATTCGAACACCGCTGCGCGATGCCGCAGCCGCAGCCGCAGCAGGGTTAGCGGCACGCCGATGTCGTTGTTGAAATTTCCCGCCGTCGCCAGGCGATTTTCCTCGCCCTGCCATGCTGCCAGGACGGCTGAGACCATTTCCTTGGTCGTGGTTTTGCCATTGCTGCCTGCCACGGCGATCACCGGCAGCGCAAAGCGGGCACGCCATGCTGCGCCGATACGGCCCAGAGCAAGGCGCGTATCGCCCAGCACCAGTTGCGGCAAAACGCAATCGGCAACGCGGTGCGCCACCACGGCCGCGCAAGCGCCGGCGCTTTGTGCCTGGGCCAGATAATTGTGTCCGTCGAAATTTTCACCCGACAACGCCAGGAACAACTCGTCCTTGCCGATGCTTCGCGTGTCCGTCGACACGGCGGGCACGTGCGGCAGCAGCAAAGCCAGGCGCGCCCATTCGCGATCGTCCAAAGGCAGCTTGCGGCCCGCGATTTCCTGATAGGTCTCATGGCCCTTACCGGCCAGCAGGACCACGTCTTGGGCAGCGCTGGACCAGATCGCATGCAAAATAGCCTGAGACCGATCGACCCGGGCCTGGACCGCGGCGCCGACAGGCACGCCCAACATGATCTCTTCAATGATGGCCTCGGGTACTTCGCCGCGCGGATTGTCGCTGGTGACAACGATGCGGTCTGCGCCTATGGCGGCGATGCGGCCCATCTGCGGCCTCTTGCCTGCATCGCGCTCGCCTCCGCAGCCAAAGACGCAGACAAGCTTGCCGCCGCGCGCCCGGACCACGGGCCGCAACGCATCGAGAGCGCGTTCAAGTGAGTCGGGCGTATGCGAATAGTCGACCACGACCATGGGGCCCGCCACGGACCCGATCGCCGAAGGCGGTTCGACGACCTGCATGCGGCCGTCCACCGGCGCAGCCTCTGCCAGTTGCCGGGAGATCTGCGTCAATGGAAATCCCAGGGCAGACAGCACGCCGGCCACCAGCAGCAGGTTGTAGACGTTGTGCCGGCCCAGCAAGCGCGTGATGATCTGAGCCTCACCGTCGGGCATGGCAAGAGCGAACACCTGGCCCTGCGTGACCGCCTGCAGGTCTTTGGCGCGGATATCGGCCTGGCCGTCGTCCAGCGCATAGGTCCGAACCCGGCCTGCGGGCAGGTCCGCGCCGATGCGCCGGCCCGCCGGGTCGTCGGCATTGACGACTGCGGCCGACAAGCCTGCGCTACGGAACAGCAAAGCCTTGGCCGCCTCGTAGCGCTCCATGGTGCCGTGATAGTCCAGATGATCACGCGTCAGGTTGGTAAATCCAGCGACCTTGATGCGCACACCGTCAAGGCGTCCCTGATCCAGGCCGATAGACGAGGCCTCGAGCGCAACGGCCGCCGCCCCGGCGTCGCGCATGGCGGCCAGCGTGCGGTGCACGGACACCACGTCGGGCGTGGTCAGCGTACCGCCCAGCGACTGGCCATCGGGCAGCACGGCGCCCAGGGTACCCAGCGTGCCGCAAGGCCGCCCCAGGCGCGTCAGGGCGCCAGCGATCCATTGCACGCAGGAGGTCTTGCCGTTTGTGCCTGTAATGGCCACCACACTCATGGTCGCGGAAGGCTGCCCGTACCACTGGTCGGCTAACTCGCCAAGCATGGCACGCAGGCCGAGCACGGCCAGCGCCGGACCTGGCATATCGCCCGTTTGCGTGTCGGCCGCTTCGTAGAGCACAGCGCCAGCGCCGTGCGCCAGAGCCTGTGCAATGTAATGCCGGCCGTCGCTGCGCAAGCCCACGCAAGCGATAAACACGTCGCCATGCCTTATCGCCCGCGAGTCCATCTGCAGATGCGCGCCGACAGACACCTGCGCGCGCAGCCAATCCAGAACGGTGGCCGGATCCTGCACTTGGTTCGGCCGGACGTTCATCGCACGGCCTCCGAATTCGTCATTGCAACGGTCGCGTCCAGCGGTGCATCGGGCTGCACGCCCAGCATGCGCAGCGTGCCGCCGACTATGCGTGCAAAAACCGGCCCTGACACCACGGCACCGTAATAGCCGCCGACTTTGGGATCCTCGACGGATATGGCCACGATGATGCGCGGGTTGGATACCGGCGCAAAACCCACAAATGAACTACGGTAGCTCTGCAGACTGTAACGGCCGTTGACGATCATGCGGGCCGTGCCGCTCTTGCCTGCGACGCGGTAGCCCGGCACCGAAATCTTTGACCCATCGGCCGCGGCGGCCTCCAGCATGCTTCGGATCAGCGCAGCAGTCCTGGACGAATAGACTCGCACGCTGGTCGGCGCGCTATCGCGCTTGACCAACGACAAAGAAACCATGTCACCGTCGCGCGCAAAGACCGTATAGGCATGCGCAGCCTGCAACAGCGACAAGGACAAACCGTAGCCGTAGGCCATGGTGGCTTTCTCGATCAGGCGCCATCGCTGCCAGGGACGCAAGCGGCCCGGCGCCACACCCGGAAAGCCGATCTGAGGTGCCTGCCCCAGTCCCAGGGCAGTAAAGCAATCCCACATCTCATGCGGCTCAAGTTTTTCAGATATCAGCGTCATACCGATATTGCTGGAGAACTTCAGCACGTCCCCCACGTCGATCGTGCCATTGCCGCCGCGCTCGACGTCGGTAATCGTATTGCCCTGGTACTGGAACCTGCCGTTGCCTGTCGCGAACATCGTGTTCGTGGTGATGCGGCCCAGGTCCAGCGCCAACGCCGCCGTAAAGGGCTTCATGATAGAGCCGGGTTCGAACGTGTCCGTGACCGTCCGGTTACGCAATGCATCTATCGGCAACGTATCGCGATGGTTGGGGTCGAAAGTGGGCAGGCTGGACATGGCCAGGATTTCGCCCGTCTTCGCATCAAGGACCACGCCCGAAGCGGCGCGCGCCTTATGCTGGATCATGGCATCTTGCAAAGCCTTGTAGACCAGATACTGGATGCGTGTGTCGATGGACAGGGTCAGATCACGACCGTTCACGGGCGGATTCACGGCCTGCACATCCTCGATCACGCGCCCCAACCTGTCCTTGATCACGCGGCGGCTGCCGTCTTTGCCGGACAATTGCTTGTTGAAGGCAAGTTCAACTCCCTCCTGGCCCTGATCCTCGATATTGTCGAACCCGACGATATGGGCCGTCACATCCCCCTCGGGGTAGTAACGCATGAACTCGGGCTGTTGATGCACACCGGGAATCTTGAGATCCTTGATCTTGTCGGCCACGTCCATCGGCACCTGGTGCTTGAGATAGACGAAATTGTGGTCGTCATTCAGGCGATGGCGCAGGTCGACTTCGGGAATATCGAGCAAACCGGCCAGGGCCTGGATCTGCCCGGCATTGGCCAGCTTGGTGTCGTCGGGAATGGCCCAGATGGCGCGCGCCGGCACGCTGGATGCCAACACTACGCCATTGCGGTCCAGGACCTTGCCGCGCGTGGCCGTCAGTACCAAGGTTCGCTCGTAGCGCCTTTCGCCCTGCTGCTGCAGGAAATTCGTGGATATGCCCTGCAGGAACAGGGCACGCCCGGCCAAAGCAGCGAATCCGACGAAAATCAGGATCAGAACCAGGCGCGCGCGCCACATCGGCAACTGCCCGCGCAGAACGGGGTTGTCGAAGAACGGCAGTCGCTTCATTGCCCGCCTCCAACCTGGCCGGCCG from Bordetella sp. FB-8 encodes:
- the murF gene encoding bifunctional UDP-N-acetylmuramoyl-L-alanyl-D-glutamate--2,6-diaminopimelate ligase MurE/UDP-N-acetylmuramoyl-tripeptide--D-alanyl-D-alanine ligase MurF, with the protein product MNVRPNQVQDPATVLDWLRAQVSVGAHLQMDSRAIRHGDVFIACVGLRSDGRHYIAQALAHGAGAVLYEAADTQTGDMPGPALAVLGLRAMLGELADQWYGQPSATMSVVAITGTNGKTSCVQWIAGALTRLGRPCGTLGTLGAVLPDGQSLGGTLTTPDVVSVHRTLAAMRDAGAAAVALEASSIGLDQGRLDGVRIKVAGFTNLTRDHLDYHGTMERYEAAKALLFRSAGLSAAVVNADDPAGRRIGADLPAGRVRTYALDDGQADIRAKDLQAVTQGQVFALAMPDGEAQIITRLLGRHNVYNLLLVAGVLSALGFPLTQISRQLAEAAPVDGRMQVVEPPSAIGSVAGPMVVVDYSHTPDSLERALDALRPVVRARGGKLVCVFGCGGERDAGKRPQMGRIAAIGADRIVVTSDNPRGEVPEAIIEEIMLGVPVGAAVQARVDRSQAILHAIWSSAAQDVVLLAGKGHETYQEIAGRKLPLDDREWARLALLLPHVPAVSTDTRSIGKDELFLALSGENFDGHNYLAQAQSAGACAAVVAHRVADCVLPQLVLGDTRLALGRIGAAWRARFALPVIAVAGSNGKTTTKEMVSAVLAAWQGEENRLATAGNFNNDIGVPLTLLRLRLRHRAAVFELGMNHPGEIAYLAEMAAADVALVNNAQREHQEFMHSVQAVARENGAAIAALPPGGVAVYPGDDAYTWVWDELAGARRKLRFGLAPGVEIYAQNIHSDASGSRCEVVTPLGRIELALSVPGLHNLRNALAALACGLAAGASLDVAARALASFSAVKGRMQRKVMDDGSVLIDDTYNANADSVRAAIDVLAALAGPRALVLGDMGEVGDNGPAMHREVGEYARSRGIEALFTLGEATRLSAESFGQGAHACGTVDEILAGLRKQTYVSILVKGSRFMRMERVVQGLAARGQGTGGAYAA
- the mraY gene encoding phospho-N-acetylmuramoyl-pentapeptide-transferase — translated: MLLEIFRILSEKVRVLAVFEYITLRALLACATSLLIGLVAGPHVIRKLTELKIGQAVRSYGPQTHQVKNGTPTMGGSLILISIAISTLLWADWTNRFVWVVLLVTFGFGWIGWADDYRKVVHRDPEGMPARKKFFWQALIGLLAAVYLAFAVSAPANADLWPLFKAWVESGFSMALPTRADLIVPFFKSVSYPLGVLGFVLLTWFVIVGTSNAVNLTDGLDGLAIMPTVMVGSALGIFAYVVGRVDYSRYLLFPYIPGASELMVLCAAMGGAGLAFLWFNTYPAQVFMGDVGALALGGALGTIAVIVRQEIVLFIMGGVFVVETLSVMVQVTWFKYTKRRYGQGRRIFRMAPLHHHFEVGGWKETQVVVRFWIITMMLVLIGLSTMKLR
- a CDS encoding penicillin-binding protein 2, whose translation is MKRLPFFDNPVLRGQLPMWRARLVLILIFVGFAALAGRALFLQGISTNFLQQQGERRYERTLVLTATRGKVLDRNGVVLASSVPARAIWAIPDDTKLANAGQIQALAGLLDIPEVDLRHRLNDDHNFVYLKHQVPMDVADKIKDLKIPGVHQQPEFMRYYPEGDVTAHIVGFDNIEDQGQEGVELAFNKQLSGKDGSRRVIKDRLGRVIEDVQAVNPPVNGRDLTLSIDTRIQYLVYKALQDAMIQHKARAASGVVLDAKTGEILAMSSLPTFDPNHRDTLPIDALRNRTVTDTFEPGSIMKPFTAALALDLGRITTNTMFATGNGRFQYQGNTITDVERGGNGTIDVGDVLKFSSNIGMTLISEKLEPHEMWDCFTALGLGQAPQIGFPGVAPGRLRPWQRWRLIEKATMAYGYGLSLSLLQAAHAYTVFARDGDMVSLSLVKRDSAPTSVRVYSSRTAALIRSMLEAAAADGSKISVPGYRVAGKSGTARMIVNGRYSLQSYRSSFVGFAPVSNPRIIVAISVEDPKVGGYYGAVVSGPVFARIVGGTLRMLGVQPDAPLDATVAMTNSEAVR